Proteins from a single region of Gemmatimonas sp. UBA7669:
- a CDS encoding (2Fe-2S)-binding protein, translating into MSQPVAHTVLVNGERHSVTVQPEMPLLWVLREVLQLPGTRFGCGMALCGTCTVWLDGVPSRACVLPIGRVGTRHVVTIEGLHAPVHTPEVARVTHAVEAAWTDGNVAQCGYCQSGQVMTAVALLRDNPAPTDADIDRAFDGVLCRCGTSPRVRAAVRAAALSAAESLKTDAPPSST; encoded by the coding sequence ATGAGTCAACCTGTCGCTCACACCGTGCTCGTGAATGGCGAGCGGCACAGCGTTACCGTGCAGCCGGAGATGCCGCTGCTCTGGGTATTGCGCGAAGTCCTGCAGTTGCCGGGCACACGCTTTGGCTGCGGCATGGCGCTCTGCGGAACCTGCACCGTGTGGCTGGACGGTGTGCCATCACGCGCCTGCGTCCTGCCCATCGGCCGCGTTGGCACGCGGCATGTCGTCACCATTGAAGGCCTGCACGCGCCCGTGCACACCCCCGAGGTGGCACGCGTGACGCACGCCGTGGAAGCGGCGTGGACCGATGGCAACGTCGCGCAGTGCGGCTACTGTCAGTCGGGTCAGGTCATGACCGCCGTGGCGCTGTTGCGCGACAACCCTGCACCCACCGATGCCGATATCGATCGGGCGTTTGACGGGGTACTCTGCCGCTGTGGTACGTCGCCCCGCGTTCGCGCCGCCGTACGTGCGGCGGCGTTGTCGGCAGCCGAGAGTCTCAAGACCGATGCCCCTCCCTCCTCCACCTGA
- a CDS encoding xanthine dehydrogenase family protein molybdopterin-binding subunit, whose translation MRRRTFLLTGLGATGALILGWSISPPRQRLRAGHTPSLEPGYVALNGWLALAPDDTVTIISPKSEMGQGIHTALAMIVAEELDCDWSRVRTVPAPIDRIYHNVAAVVDGLPLHPDDEHTAPARALRWFAAKAAREVGLMMTSASSSVRDVWDVARDAGATARAQLLAAAAARWNVPVATLRTERGYVVSGTTRARYGELVADAVLQRPTQVQRKDPATYSVVGQTRVRLDAKDAATGELQFGMDQLPAGTRYAAVIMPPVLGSRVRAYDGEAARARPGVRTVVPLPGSDYGDAPGVAVVADSWWQAQQALSALNVQWTDSPHAALSSEGIRTTLRSVARNDAGLPHRFRGNAEDALQAAHTVHEATYDAPYLAHATMEPPNATVLVTDTAVTVWTGTQMPDVTRRAVAEVLERDEAQIVVHQRRLGGGFGRRLEADVVAQAARIAAATPGVPVCTIWSRGDDLQHDIYRPACAALLRAGLDTSGQPTAITAQTASQSPFKAFSRRVKFPWTTHTPDRTAAEGLWDQPYEWPTLRVGHRELEFPVPVGLWRSVGHSHHAFFLESFIDELAERAGSDPLQYRLRLLQRHTRAARVLETAAREAEWSDAPRRAPDGRPAALGLALHEAFGTVVAQVATVSVSDTLQLRVHRVVVAVDCGVAVHPDGVRQQMEGGVVFGLTAALHGAVPMEAGRMTPRNFHEYPLLALRDTPHIDVHIVPSGETPGGVGEPGVPPIAPAVANALARLTGERLRSLPLRPTRSSRFVARETEQRPT comes from the coding sequence ATGAGACGACGGACCTTCCTGCTGACAGGGCTGGGCGCCACCGGGGCCCTGATTCTGGGCTGGTCGATCTCGCCGCCGCGCCAACGGCTGCGGGCGGGACACACGCCGTCCCTCGAGCCCGGCTATGTGGCGCTGAACGGCTGGCTGGCGCTGGCCCCCGATGACACGGTCACCATCATCTCGCCCAAGAGTGAGATGGGGCAGGGCATCCACACAGCCCTGGCCATGATCGTGGCCGAGGAGCTGGACTGCGACTGGAGCCGCGTGCGCACCGTGCCCGCCCCCATCGATCGCATCTACCACAACGTGGCGGCCGTGGTGGACGGCCTGCCACTGCACCCCGACGACGAGCATACAGCGCCCGCGCGCGCCCTGCGCTGGTTTGCGGCCAAGGCGGCGCGTGAGGTGGGCCTGATGATGACCAGCGCGTCGTCGAGTGTGCGCGACGTGTGGGACGTGGCCCGCGATGCCGGCGCCACCGCCCGTGCGCAGTTGCTGGCCGCCGCCGCTGCACGGTGGAACGTCCCGGTGGCCACGCTGCGCACCGAGCGGGGTTACGTCGTATCGGGCACCACCCGCGCGCGCTATGGTGAACTGGTCGCGGATGCCGTGCTGCAGCGTCCCACGCAGGTGCAGCGCAAGGATCCCGCCACCTATTCGGTGGTGGGGCAGACGCGTGTGCGACTGGACGCGAAAGACGCGGCCACGGGGGAACTGCAGTTTGGCATGGATCAACTGCCGGCAGGCACGCGCTATGCCGCGGTGATCATGCCGCCGGTACTGGGCAGTCGCGTGCGCGCATATGACGGCGAGGCTGCGCGCGCGCGCCCCGGTGTGCGCACCGTCGTGCCGCTCCCGGGTTCGGACTATGGGGATGCACCAGGCGTAGCCGTGGTGGCAGACAGCTGGTGGCAGGCGCAGCAGGCACTGAGCGCGCTCAACGTGCAATGGACCGACAGCCCGCACGCGGCGCTGTCATCGGAGGGCATTCGCACCACACTACGCAGTGTCGCGCGCAACGACGCCGGACTGCCACACCGCTTTCGCGGCAATGCCGAGGACGCGTTGCAGGCGGCCCACACCGTGCACGAGGCCACGTACGATGCGCCCTATCTCGCGCACGCCACCATGGAGCCGCCCAACGCCACGGTGCTGGTGACTGACACCGCCGTGACGGTATGGACCGGAACACAGATGCCCGACGTCACGCGTCGTGCCGTCGCCGAGGTGCTGGAGCGTGACGAAGCGCAGATCGTCGTGCACCAACGACGGCTCGGCGGCGGCTTTGGCCGTCGACTCGAGGCTGACGTGGTGGCGCAGGCGGCGCGCATTGCGGCCGCAACACCCGGTGTGCCGGTGTGCACAATCTGGTCGCGCGGCGATGATCTGCAGCACGACATCTATCGACCGGCATGCGCAGCGCTGTTGCGCGCCGGCCTGGATACATCCGGGCAGCCCACGGCCATCACGGCGCAAACGGCGTCGCAGTCTCCCTTCAAGGCCTTCTCGCGTCGCGTGAAATTTCCGTGGACCACACACACGCCGGATCGCACGGCCGCCGAAGGCCTTTGGGATCAACCCTACGAGTGGCCGACACTGCGCGTGGGTCATCGCGAGCTCGAGTTCCCCGTGCCGGTGGGACTGTGGCGCAGCGTGGGGCATTCGCACCATGCGTTCTTTCTCGAGTCGTTCATCGATGAACTGGCCGAACGCGCGGGCAGCGATCCACTGCAGTATCGACTGCGTCTGTTGCAGCGACACACACGGGCGGCCCGCGTACTCGAAACGGCGGCGCGCGAAGCCGAGTGGTCGGATGCACCGCGCCGCGCCCCCGACGGCCGCCCCGCGGCATTGGGTCTGGCCTTGCACGAGGCGTTTGGCACCGTGGTCGCGCAGGTTGCCACGGTGTCGGTATCGGATACCCTGCAGCTTCGAGTACACCGCGTGGTGGTGGCGGTCGATTGTGGTGTGGCCGTGCATCCCGATGGCGTGCGCCAGCAGATGGAAGGTGGCGTGGTATTTGGTCTCACGGCCGCGCTGCACGGGGCCGTTCCCATGGAGGCCGGACGCATGACGCCGCGCAACTTTCACGAGTATCCGTTGCTGGCTCTGCGCGATACCCCACACATCGACGTGCACATCGTGCCAAGCGGCGAAACACCGGGTGGGGTGGGCGAACCGGGCGTACCGCCCATCGCGCCCGCCGTGGCCAATGCGCTGGCGCGATTGACCGGTGAACGCCTCCGCAGCCTGCCACTGCGCCCCACACGCTCATCACGCTTTGTGGCCCGGGAAACGGAGCAGCGGCCAACATGA
- a CDS encoding protein adenylyltransferase SelO, translating to MTTSLRPLVFDNRFVRELPGDPDPVNTRRQVLGAAWSAVEPTPVAAPSLLAHAADVAELVGFAPGDPIHPDFARVFGGNALMPGMQPYAACYGGHQFGHWAGQLGDGRAITLGEALNARGERWELQLKGAGPTPYSRTADGRAVLRSSLREFLCSEAMHHLGVPTTRALSLVRTGDVVLRDMFYNGNAALEPGAIVCRVAPSFIRFGNFEIFAARDDVTLLTRLVDFTIARDFPHLEGEASAKRVAWLHEVAERTAQLMVHWMRVGFVHGVMNTDNMSILGLTIDYGPYGWVDNFDPGWTPNTTDAQGRRYRFGQQPLIAQWNLVRLAEALIPVIPDEATLQSAIDHYATVYAREYEAMNRAKFGLLPGDAEADDIVREGYALLYDAEMDFTRFFRALGNVDNVLPDGDPLRALGDVFYDDARRDAARERLAAWLAKWQRTVSAQSRSVAERRAAMHAVNPWFVLRNYVAQQAIDAATTGDDALVHTLLEVMRTPYVEQPAHAALAERRPDWARHKAGCSMLSCSS from the coding sequence GTGACAACTTCACTCCGCCCCCTCGTCTTCGACAACCGCTTCGTGCGCGAACTGCCCGGCGACCCGGACCCGGTCAACACGCGCCGACAGGTGCTGGGCGCGGCCTGGAGCGCCGTGGAGCCCACGCCCGTTGCCGCGCCCTCGCTGCTGGCGCACGCGGCCGACGTGGCCGAACTGGTGGGCTTTGCCCCTGGCGATCCCATCCACCCCGACTTTGCGCGGGTGTTCGGTGGCAACGCGCTCATGCCCGGCATGCAGCCCTACGCCGCCTGCTATGGTGGCCACCAGTTCGGGCACTGGGCCGGTCAATTGGGAGACGGGCGCGCCATCACGCTGGGCGAGGCGCTCAATGCCCGCGGCGAGCGCTGGGAACTGCAGCTCAAGGGCGCCGGCCCCACACCGTACTCGCGCACGGCCGACGGACGCGCGGTCCTGCGCTCGAGCCTGCGCGAGTTTCTCTGCAGTGAGGCCATGCACCACCTGGGTGTGCCCACCACCCGCGCACTCAGTCTCGTGCGCACGGGCGACGTGGTGCTGCGCGACATGTTCTACAACGGCAACGCGGCGCTCGAACCCGGCGCCATTGTCTGTCGCGTGGCGCCCTCCTTCATTCGCTTCGGCAACTTCGAGATCTTTGCGGCACGCGACGACGTGACTCTGCTCACGCGCCTCGTCGATTTCACCATCGCACGGGACTTTCCGCATCTCGAAGGCGAGGCGAGCGCCAAGCGGGTTGCCTGGCTACACGAGGTAGCCGAGCGCACCGCGCAGCTCATGGTGCACTGGATGCGCGTGGGCTTCGTGCATGGCGTCATGAACACCGACAACATGTCCATCCTCGGGCTCACCATCGACTACGGGCCTTACGGTTGGGTGGACAACTTCGATCCGGGCTGGACACCCAATACCACCGACGCACAGGGTCGACGCTATCGCTTCGGCCAGCAGCCGCTCATCGCGCAGTGGAATCTGGTGCGATTGGCCGAGGCGCTCATCCCCGTCATTCCTGACGAGGCCACGCTGCAATCGGCCATCGACCACTACGCCACGGTGTACGCGCGTGAGTACGAGGCCATGAACCGCGCCAAGTTCGGACTGCTGCCGGGCGACGCGGAGGCTGACGACATTGTGCGCGAGGGCTACGCGCTGCTCTACGACGCAGAAATGGATTTCACGCGCTTCTTCCGCGCGCTGGGCAACGTGGACAACGTGCTGCCGGATGGTGATCCACTCCGCGCATTGGGCGACGTGTTCTACGATGACGCACGGCGCGACGCGGCGCGCGAACGTCTGGCTGCCTGGCTCGCGAAATGGCAGCGCACGGTGAGTGCGCAGTCTCGCTCAGTCGCCGAGCGACGCGCCGCCATGCATGCTGTCAATCCATGGTTCGTCCTGCGCAACTACGTGGCGCAGCAGGCCATCGACGCCGCGACCACCGGCGACGATGCACTGGTGCACACACTGCTCGAGGTAATGCGCACACCATACGTGGAACAACCAGCCCATGCCGCGCTGGCGGAGCGGCGGCCCGACTGGGCGCGTCACAAAGCTGGCTGCTCCATGCTGAGCTGCAGCTCCTGA
- a CDS encoding copper resistance protein NlpE N-terminal domain-containing protein, with protein MTVSASLRARPAAWLTLASVLLVAACGGESKSNVPDSVVTVNPFPEVTLSAVAPASYEGTLPCADCSGLRTVLAIWPDSVYRLAQTYEGKSTTPVVTMGRWRLSESVVSLETDNGIPILYRRVGDDTLTLLDQQGQPIASSLNYSLQRSASMNSLREPAAFTGTFEYMADAPTFRECGSGQTYPVLMRGDYRKLERAFLAAKLPPGSGQQVEVRARFLERPADMEGPRDRDVVEIVSYVGPSANPGCR; from the coding sequence ATGACCGTTTCTGCTTCCCTGCGCGCGCGCCCGGCCGCGTGGCTGACGTTGGCGAGTGTGCTGCTGGTGGCCGCATGCGGTGGCGAGTCCAAGTCCAACGTTCCGGATAGCGTGGTGACCGTGAATCCGTTTCCGGAGGTCACGCTTTCGGCGGTGGCCCCGGCATCGTACGAGGGTACGTTGCCCTGCGCGGACTGTTCCGGACTCCGCACCGTGCTGGCCATCTGGCCCGACAGTGTGTATCGCCTCGCGCAGACGTATGAGGGCAAGTCGACCACGCCCGTGGTGACGATGGGGCGGTGGCGACTCAGCGAGTCGGTGGTGTCGCTCGAGACCGACAACGGCATTCCCATCCTGTACCGTCGCGTGGGGGACGATACCCTCACCCTGCTGGACCAGCAGGGTCAGCCGATTGCCTCGTCGCTCAACTATTCGCTGCAGCGCTCCGCCTCCATGAATAGCCTGCGCGAGCCGGCCGCGTTCACCGGCACCTTCGAGTACATGGCCGATGCGCCTACCTTCCGCGAATGCGGTTCGGGACAGACCTATCCGGTGCTCATGCGTGGTGACTACCGCAAGCTCGAACGCGCGTTTCTGGCCGCCAAGCTTCCACCGGGCAGTGGTCAGCAGGTGGAAGTGCGCGCTCGCTTTCTCGAACGGCCGGCTGACATGGAAGGCCCGCGCGACCGCGACGTAGTGGAGATCGTGTCCTATGTGGGTCCATCGGCCAATCCCGGCTGTCGTTGA
- the msrB gene encoding peptide-methionine (R)-S-oxide reductase MsrB, with amino-acid sequence MANTDLQQNAGGSGNAGTPYGKPSPDTLKSTLTPEQYAVTQQCGTEPPFQNAFWDNHEAGLYVDVVSGEPLFASIHKFDSGTGWPSFTQPVAPNVTEVEDRSYGMRRVEVRSKHADSHLGHVFPDGPREAGGMRYCINSASLRFIPLAELEAAGYGAYRVVFEGGSAHG; translated from the coding sequence ATGGCCAACACTGATCTTCAGCAGAACGCCGGTGGTTCGGGCAATGCCGGCACGCCCTACGGCAAACCGTCACCTGACACGCTCAAGAGCACGCTCACGCCTGAGCAGTATGCCGTCACACAGCAGTGCGGCACCGAACCGCCATTTCAGAATGCATTCTGGGACAACCACGAAGCGGGGCTGTATGTGGATGTGGTGAGCGGCGAGCCGCTCTTTGCCAGCATTCACAAGTTCGACAGCGGGACCGGATGGCCGAGCTTCACGCAGCCGGTGGCACCCAACGTGACTGAAGTCGAAGACCGCAGCTACGGCATGCGGCGCGTGGAGGTGCGCAGCAAGCACGCCGATTCACACCTCGGTCACGTTTTCCCTGATGGGCCGCGTGAGGCCGGTGGCATGCGCTACTGCATCAACTCGGCGTCACTGCGATTCATTCCGCTCGCAGAACTCGAAGCGGCCGGTTACGGTGCCTATCGTGTGGTCTTCGAAGGAGGCAGCGCCCATGGCTGA